The Lactuca sativa cultivar Salinas chromosome 2, Lsat_Salinas_v11, whole genome shotgun sequence genome includes a window with the following:
- the LOC111893424 gene encoding ATP-dependent DNA helicase PIF1 gives MDSDICRDMSTTNITFIADLDVTRDDLSIKVRVINHWKQMSFYNKNEIWSIELILGSKIQASVPKKFLYRFKKKLKDRKSYYITSPSFAALEPNTFSGPKFGFSFVDFQYVLSMVHPQNLSLDVIGLVVAVGEMARESTDKSKHKIYIHIQNENGLEIRLTNSLSKPKSVWENTWEYLPDGILYTQQQRLKSPALSLNEDQIKNLTLFEIEQILLRNNTSLKNYRRMPYPDADSVSSSNNRLITEELDYDIPNLKNEFDRLFVSLTDEQRNIFLDIMTTVKDNKGGVFFIYGYGGTGKTFLWKTISAAIRFKGEIVLNVASSGIASLLLTGGRTVHSRFIIPINLNEDSYYRINPDSDLANLVRKTSLIIWDEAPMVHKHAFEALDRTLKDILRRFNPTNSNTPFGGKVVVFGGDFRQIMPVVPGDSRQNIVNASLSSSEGNLGGLNDGEAIVDIPQDILINDPCYFQERAILSPKNEVVQEINDRLLKLIPGEEKEYLSSDSLCQSEFVHNKVDCNLYSPDKNGLCNGTRLQVKSLDKRVIEAVIISGSNIGNKTFIPRMSLTPTKDKIPFKFQRRQFPLVVCFAMTINKSQGQSLSKVGLFLKEPVFTHGQLLGIVKERFIGVVYMLDTSFLTLKTAIDIVFSNNLSMAHVRGQDYDRASNMSGAFNGLESLIL, from the exons ATGGATTCTGATATTTGTAGGGATATGTCTACAACAAATATCACTTTCATAGCTGACTTGGATGTAACAAGGGATGATTTGAGTATCAAGGTTCGTGTCATAAACCATTGGAAGCAGATGTCTTTCTACAACAAGAATGAAATATGGTCCATTGAATTAATCTTG GGGAGCAAAATACAAGCATCTGTCCCTAAAAAATTCCTCTATCGATTCAAGAAAAAATTAAAAGATAGGAAGTCATATTACATCACATCTCCAAGCTTTGCAGCTCTGGAGCCTAATACTTTTAG CGGGCCTAAATTTGGTTTTTCTTTTGTTGATTTTCAATATGTGCTGTCAATGGTTCATCCTCAAAATTTGTCACTCG ATGTTATTGGATTGGTTGTTGCTGTTGGGGAAATGGCAAGAGAAAGCACTGATAAGTCCAAACACAAGATTTACATCCATATCCAgaatgaaaa TGGTTTGGAAATACGTTTG ACCAACAGTTTGTctaaaccgaagagtgtgtgggAAAACACATGGGAATATCTGCCAGATGGAATTCTTTATACTCAACAACAGAGATTAAAGTCTCCAG CTTTATCACTAAACGAAGATCAAATTAAAAACTTGACTTTGTTTGAGATAGAACAAATTTTACTCCGAAACAACACCAGTCTCAAGAACTATAGAAGGATGCCTTACCCTGATGCTGATTCAGTTTCATCTTCAAACAATCGTTTGATAACTGAGGAGCTCGATTATGACATACCAAATTTAAAGAATGAGTTTGATCGTCTTTTTGTTTCATTAACAGACGAGCAACGCAACATTTTCCTTGATATCATGACTACGGTTAAAGATAATAAGGGAGGTGTATTCTTTATTTATGGTTATGGTGGAACGGGTAAGACATTTCTTTGGAAGACAATTTCTGCAGCCATTAGATTCAAAGGTGAGATTGTTTTAAATGTAGCTTCAAGCGGGATCGCTTCATTATTATTGACTGGAGGCAGGACAGTACACTCTCGGTTTATAATACCCATTAATCTTAACGAGGATTCTTACTATAGAATAAATCCAGATAGTGATCTTGCAAATTTAGTAAGAAAAACCTCATTGATCATCTGGGATGAAGCACCTATGGTACACAAGCATGCATTTGAAGCTTTAGATCGAACTTTGAAGGATATATTACGACGTTTCAATCCTACGAACTCGAATACTCCATTTGGAGGGAAAGTGGTTGTTTTTGGAGGTGATTTCAGACAAATTATGCCTGTTGTTCCGGGTGACAGTAGACAAAACATTGTTAATGCTTCTTTAAGTTCTTC AGAAGGTAATCTTGGTGGTCTGAATGATGGTGAAGCAATTGTTGATATTCCACAAGATATTCTTATTAATGATCCAT GTTATTTTCAGGAAAGAGCAATACTTTCTCCCAAAAATGAAGTTGTCCAAGAAATAAATGATCGTTTGCTAAAATTGATTCCAGGAGAGGAAAAAGAATATTTAAGTTCAGATAGCCTCTGCCAATCCGAGTTTGTTCATAATAAAGTTGATTGTAATTTATATTCGCCTGAT AAAAATGGTTTATGCAATGGCACTAGACTACAAGTCAAATCTTTGGACAAACGTGTTATTGAGGCAGTCATCATATCTGGAAGTAATATTGGAAACAAAACTTTTATTCCAAGAATGTCTTTAACTCCTACTAAAGACAAGATCCCGTTTAAATTCCAAAGAAGACAATTTCCATTGGTTGTATGTTTTGCAATGACAATTAATAAAAGCCAAGGACAGTCTTTGTCGAAGGTTGGTCTGTTTCTCAAAGAACCCGTTTTTACACATGGCCAATT
- the LOC111893418 gene encoding protein LATERAL ROOT PRIMORDIUM 1, with the protein MWSSAPSARQINYGLPEMGMLGLRDVFVVAPSSHHNLSDHHSINSSVANANAATALGVGVIPLLSTTPCLNVEEGMLNNRGSGRNSNANNNSNYSIQFWQQHPQTQPHNYLNKPMISDHGFLQGSVGGGGSTSTSGSTMTCQDCGNQAKKDCTHRRCRTCCKSRGYDCATHVKSTWVPAARRRERQLMTSTGAATVSSASTSGPKKPRLTSHTTTNSHTSTSNTTPPRSFETSSSHHQDASFKESLPGQVRAPAVFKCVRVTAVEDGDDEYAYQASATIGGHVFKGFLYDQGVETRDHSNIPNFSELHLGGGGGGGGSGGRNVDGSSSSPLLDPSEVYGSSGGGLLAGSTYGNPIN; encoded by the exons ATGTGGTCGTCAGCCCCGTCCGCTCGTCAAATCAACTACGGCCTCCCGGAGATGGGCATGTTGGGTCTTCGTGATGTGTTTGTGGTTGCTCCTTCCAGTCATCATAATCTCTCCGATCATCATTCCATCAACTCATCTGTTGCAAACGCCAACGCTGCAACCGCGCTCGGCGTCGGCGTTATTCCACTTTTGAGCACCACTCCTTGTCTCAACGTTGAAGAAGGTATGTTGAATAATCGCGGCAGCGGTAGAAATAGCAACGCCAATAATAACAGTAATTATAGCATTCAGTTCTGGCAGCAACACCCTCAAACGCAACCACATAATTATTTGAACAAGCCAATGATTTCCGATCATGGGTTTCTCCAAGGCAGCGTCGGCGGCGGCGGGTCGACGTCAACTTCAGGTTCCACCATGACTTGTCAAGACTGCGGCAATCAGGCAAAAAAAGATTGCACCCACCGGCGGTGCCGGACTTGCTGCAAGAGTAGAGGGTATGATTGTGCTACACACGTGAAGAGCACTTGGGTACCCGCTGCTCGCCGCCGTGAACGTCAACTCATGACATCAACGGGCGCTGCTACTGTTTCCTCCGCCTCAACTTCTGGTCCTAAAAAGCCTCGCCTCACTTCTCATACCACAACTAACTCACACACTTCCACTTCCAACACCACACCTCCTCGCAGTTTTGAAACTAGTTCCAGTCACCATCAAG ATGCCAGTTTTAAGGAATCATTGCCCGGACAAGTGCGTGCTCCGGCGGTGTTCAAATGTGTGAGGGTGACGGCGGTGGAAGATGGAGATGATGAATATGCATACCAAGCTAGTGCTACGATCGGTGGACATGTCTTCAAAGGCTTCCTCTATGATCAAGGAGTTGAAACAAGAGATCATTCAAACATCCCCAATTTTTCGGAATTGCACCtgggcggcggtggtggtggcggcggtaGTGGAGGGAGGAATGTGGATGGTTCATCTTCTTCACCGCTGCTTGACCCATCTGAGGTTTATGGATCATCAGGTGGTGGATTGCTTGCAGGATCAACCTATGGTAATCCAATAAATTAA